The Eublepharis macularius isolate TG4126 chromosome 12, MPM_Emac_v1.0, whole genome shotgun sequence genomic sequence TGATCCAcacccactttgtcagatacaggtTTCAGTTCTCAAGCTATAAAGTGTATGGCACACCTCTAGAACATAGGTATGTTGCACTCCGTTGAAAATGAATACCAATGCTTCCTGCATCCAAAGAAAGGAATATAACAGACAAAAAACGTTGCCACAATAAATTCTTCAATCTTCAAGGTGCGGTAAGGTTCTTGGTTATTTTAGTTGCAGCAACGTAACCTGGCTGCCTTCTGGAATGTATTGCTTTGTCCGGCTTGTGGGTGTCTCTTGGGGCACATCCCATGTTGGAGCTGGAACCGgaacatctggggggggggagcgggtcTGCCCCGATTCTCTCATTTAATTGCATGCAATGGAGAACTCCACCACTGCGACCAGTCTTTTCTCTTTGTAGAACGTGTACTGGAATTTCTCATGTCGTATAATTTCCCAGAGAGGCACAAGAACCCTCTGAACGTTGCAGCTTTGTAGGTTTAGAAGCAATGGGAAGGGGGGTGAGGGTAAGAAAGAAGTGTTTCTAAAGCTGTGATCCTAAGCACGCTAAAcgggagtaaatcccactgaaccCCGTAGGACCTACTTCTAAGTAGGCATACGTAAAGGATAAAGCTGCATGGTTACTAGaaagaagctcccccccccccaatcccgaGTGGTATTAGCCTCTTAAAAGAACCGAGGTGGGGCATGGGAGCAGGTAGGGTGGGAATGGGATTTGTTTAACAGAGGGAacaaagacggggggggggggaaacagagaaGAAGGAACCAATCAGAACGTTTTTACCTCATCGGCCCAATCAATGCGAAGCGCGGGAAATTCAAATATTGTAAACGGTTGCATTCCAGCTCTCAGCCAATGGGACGAGGAGAAGGCAGCTATAAATAGGCACCCGAGGGGCTGTGCAGTTCACTGTTCGAGATTAGCTACTAGGAGGAAGATACTGAAGAGGGTGTTCGTGAGCTGCTGAGACCATGGCCAGAACTAAGCAGACGGCGCGTAAGTCTACTGGTGGGAAGGCTCCCCGTAAGCAGCTGGCGACTAAAGCCGCGCGCAAAAGCGCACCGGCGACTGGTGGCGTGAAGAAACCGCATCGTTACCGCCCTGGGACTGTCGCCCTTCGAGAAATTCGGCGCTACCAGAAATCTACCGAGCTTCTGATCCGCAAACTGCCTTTCCAGCGCTTGGTGCGTGAGATTGCTCAAGATTTCAAGACTGACTTGCGCTTCCAGAGCTCCGCTGTCATGGCCCTGCAGGAGGCCAGCGAAGCCTACCTCGTTGGGCTCTTCGAAGACACCAACCTCTGCGCCATTCACGCCAAGCGAGTCACGATCATGCCCAAAGACATCCAGCTGGCCCGACGCATCCGGGGAGAGCGAGCTTAAACTGAGTCCAAGTTTCGAGTCATACGGAACTCCCGTAACTACCCAAAGGCTCTTTTAAGAGCCACCACTTTTTCACTTTGAAAGAGCTCGTTTCCTACttttgcaacatttttttttcctttctagggGGATACATTGAATGATAACCTTTGCAGTAGGTAGTCATGTAAAACTGAGTGCGTGAAGCAAACTTGACATTTCAGTACCCCCATCGAACGGCTAGGAACAGGAATAATTTAAAGTTGGTCCGGACATGTGAGCCTGTAACCCGCTACAAGCTTGGGGGGGTAGTCTGAAAAGTAAACCGCTTCAACAAGACTAGCTTTTCTGATATGCTTTCTAGCTGTATTTACATACGAAcgcacataaagctgccttgtactgaaacTGAGTATCGATGTTAGTGTTGTCTACGCAGTGAGGGTCTTACATAGATTGAATCACCTAAAATATTTTTTGCTAGATAGTGGGGTTTGAGCTTGTACCAGATGCTCCACCAATGACCCACTGCACACTTCTCATGATTTTTGTATTGCAAAGCGGGATGGAGAGTAGTCTTAACACATGAGCAATAAATGTCGCATCCTTGCTATTGAAAGATGCAGGGCTGCCTGAATTCGCATCATTGCACAAATGATCTTGTGCGGTTATTGATCTACTGGCACTTCTACGGTACAAGCTTTCAATAGTGAAAAGCAGCTAGCTGGGCGTTATCCAACCACAAGAGGGTTTTTTGGTTGGGAAGAGTTGTGGCTGTTCAATTTCCGTGTTAAATATTTATTGTAAAGCACGCTATGGGAAAGGACTCGGCTCTTTCTGGGCGGCTGTGGGTGGCTCTGAAAAGAGCCTTTGGGCTGAGTGCGGcgcggggcgggcgggcgggcgtgTTCACTTCTTCTTGGGCGCCGCCTTCTTGGGCTTGGCCGTCTTGGCCTTGGGGGTCTTGGGCTTGGCGGCTTTGGGCTTGGCCTTGACGGCCTTGGCCTTGGCCGGGCTCTTGGCGGGGGCCTTCTTGGGCTTGGCGGCGGGCTTGGGCTTCTTGGGGCTCTTGGCGGGCGCCTtcttggcggcggcggcaggcttGCGGGGCGCCTTCTTGGGGCTCTTCTTGACGCCGGCCGCCTTCTTGGGCTtcttggcggcggcggcggcgggcttCTTGGCGGGCGCCTTCTTGACTTTGGCGGGCGCCTTCTTCTTGGCGCCCTTGTCCTTGCCGTCGGCCTGCTTCTTGTTGAGCTTGAAGGAGCCCGAGGCGCCCGTGCCCTTGGTCTGCACCAGCGTGCCTTTGCTCACCAGGCTCTTGAGGCCCAGCTTGATGCGGCTGTTGTTCTTCTCCACGTCGTAGCCGGCGGCCGCCAGCGCCTTCTTGAGGGCGGCCAGCGACACCCCGTTGCGCTCCTTGGAGGCGGCCACGGCCTTGGTGAGCAGCTCGGTGACGCTGGGGCCCGAGGCCTTGCGCGGCTTGGCGGCGGCCTTCTTGGCCGCTTTCTTGGCCGGCGCCTTGGCGGCGGGGGCGGCGGGGGCTGGAGCCTCGGGAGCCGTTTCCGACATGGCTGCTGCGGGCCTCCTCGAAGTCTCCCCGAGAGCAGGAAAATAAAGTCTGAGCCGGCCCTGGCCAGGCGGCTGCTATTTATAGGGGCGGAGCTGCGCTCTGATTGGTGCGTTTGCGCCCAGCTCGCCCGCGCCCAGACATGGCTGCGCCGCCGCCACTTTGTGTTTCTTGCGGGGGCAAAAGCGGCCGTGTCTCCGCAGCCGCGCAGGCCCGGCCCTCCGCTGCCGAGGGAAACGGGCGCGCGGGATCCGCTCCGGCCCCGCGTGGCCGGCGGGGGCGCGGCGGGGGCCGGGCGCGGCGGGGAAGGCGAGCGGAAggcggcgcgggccggccgcgcgCCTCTGGGGCTGCCGAATCTTTGCCCTTTTCCGGCCGATTCCGAAGCCCCCTGCGAGGCCCGGGGCTGGCGGAGGCGGCCGGGGCCGTGTCTGGAGGCGGCGCCCCTTCCCGGCCGGGAAGCAACCCCAGTGGAGCTGCCCTGCGCCCGCCAAAGGCCTTTGAACGGCCCCAAGTAACACATGCACGCAGTGGCTTCGCGTGCCGGAGGGGATGCCTGGCCCACAAGTGCGCTGCGTTTAGGACTATAGGAACTTTTTAATACCCCGTTCTCATTCCTCTTCCCCCCCTTGCTCTGAAATGGAACTGAAGGGATGGCCATGAATAATCCCCAGAATCTTCGGGATGGGCCCTTTGCCCTCCAGTGTACTCTATTGGTTCCTGTGGgctgcaagcagggaaaaggttaTAGAGTCCTCCTCTCTCTTCTCGTGTCTGATctgccccccccttcttttcttcgTCAATTCCTTTTTAAATCCTGTGCTTCTAAGGGGAAAACTTGTGCTATGGCGCTGCTTTACAATGAGGTCGATTAATTTAAGAACTTAGTGAGTTCAAGGGGATGTCAAGGCAGTCCCCAGAAGCAGGTCTGTTAACTGTCTCGCTGGAAAAAacaacaggagtcttgtggctctCACTTGAAGGGACTTGAGTTGTGGTTCTGATACAAACATTAGTGGACTAGAAGTGGACTGCAGTGCAGACCACAAAAGTTGATTCTAGAATAAAAAAGTTTTTTCAGATTCTTCTAGAGATATGTCCAGCTGCCTGATCTGGATGGGCCCAGgatagcctaatctcatcaatttTTTACATTGCATATGTAAAAATatgttacattacattacatcCTTAAATAAAAACACTTTGCTGGGGATAAGCCCCTTTGAATTAGATGGGACTTCTGTGCAGAGTCACAACTGCCCCAATTATGTTTCTGCATGAATGGTAAATGGAGAGCCTGACAGGTGGGTAGTAGATATGCATGCTGAACTCCagattttttaaagttgaaataatttttttaaaaattgggtgaTCAAAGCacacattttttattatttggaTATTAGAATTTAATTCTGCTCTTCAAGTTGCTCAGGAGAGCATATACAGGTCCCTTTCAGCTATAAAATAAACCTTTGAGGTCAATTAGTCTGAgaaagctgaggggggggggttgaacccaggtcttcctggTACAATAGCATCATTTTTAAACAGGGTCTGAGTTCTGGTATACACAAGTGACAGAATCAGGAGCTAGAATGCTGAGGTGGTAGATCGGGCTGAACTGCTTCTGGCTGGagatcacattttttttaaaaaaaaatcctgcagtgGGGAAAAACACAACACGGACTGTACCCTTTCTCTCTGGTGCTTTTTACATGGGAAGCAGACAAAGGTGGTATGGCCTATCTGTATTGTGCAGTGGCACCACTTGTTCTATTGCTGCTTTCTATTGTTGCCAGCTCTGGGGTGGGAAATTGCTAGAGCTTTCGAGGTGCCGCTTGTGGAAGGCGGGGTTCGGAGAGgagtgggacctcagcagggtttaatgtcatggagttcaccctccaaagctgtcatttcctccaggggaactgatatctgtaacctggagattggttgtaattctgggaggtttctaagaatctctctacacaagacgtcttacccagggatgctcaagtgaaagattttacacttgttctcccattgtggatacctgtgcaccactagggagacagagtatacttgaatataagaccacaaagaaagtcacttgagcatccctgtgtatgatgtcttgtgcagagagactctaagacttacctggaggttggcatcctaACCTCATTCTGTTGCATGTTTTGACCCAACCTGTGACTTCAGTGCCGGGGAGGACTAAAGAGTTTAGACACTGATGATCAGTGTGGGGCAGCTTGTGAAGTCCCCCCCCTTCTCTTCACCCCACTCACACCAAAATGAAGTAtttgccaaatataagattaatGTTGGATTATTTCCAGGCTACTGTCAAGTAAGCTAGAGCCATCCCCACCAATAGCACTCTCAAACATGTGCAAGGAACTGAAAAGTAAAAGTGCTGATTTGAGACAAAAGAAGTCAGTGGTTTTTGTTCTTAGGGTGAGGGGGGGATACTGCTCCCTGGCACTACTTTATGCGAGGAAAAGTCTGCTCCCGTGCTGCTTCTTGAATCTTGTAAAACAACCAACCGACTAAAGCCCACTCTCTTCATTTTACCAGAAAAGTAATACAAGATGATGCCAATTTTAAGCATTAGGTTATTTCCAAGGAAGAAAACCAAATGGCAGCAGTGTCCATATTCCTGAATCCCTGAGCTTGCAAAACATTGCTCTTTGTTCTCATTGG encodes the following:
- the LOC129338441 gene encoding histone H3, which encodes MARTKQTARKSTGGKAPRKQLATKAARKSAPATGGVKKPHRYRPGTVALREIRRYQKSTELLIRKLPFQRLVREIAQDFKTDLRFQSSAVMALQEASEAYLVGLFEDTNLCAIHAKRVTIMPKDIQLARRIRGERA
- the LOC129338440 gene encoding histone H1-like — encoded protein: MSETAPEAPAPAAPAAKAPAKKAAKKAAAKPRKASGPSVTELLTKAVAASKERNGVSLAALKKALAAAGYDVEKNNSRIKLGLKSLVSKGTLVQTKGTGASGSFKLNKKQADGKDKGAKKKAPAKVKKAPAKKPAAAAAKKPKKAAGVKKSPKKAPRKPAAAAKKAPAKSPKKPKPAAKPKKAPAKSPAKAKAVKAKPKAAKPKTPKAKTAKPKKAAPKKK